The following coding sequences lie in one Micropterus dolomieu isolate WLL.071019.BEF.003 ecotype Adirondacks linkage group LG15, ASM2129224v1, whole genome shotgun sequence genomic window:
- the LOC123983718 gene encoding acyl-CoA desaturase-like isoform X5, whose translation MTEYATRSRSRRCWKKNTRLLTNSAKMTETETRNHLAGKQQNGGAMAEISTVEDVFDDTYKEKEGPKPPKMMVWRNIILMALLHFAALYGLILLPSASASTLAWSVVCYLISALGVTAGAHRLWSHRSYKASNPLRVFLALANSMAFQNDIFEWARDHRVHHKYSETDADPHNATRGFFFAHIGWLLVRKHPDVIEKGKKLDMSDLKADKVVMFQRRHYKLSVLILCFLVPTLVPWYFWGESLIVAYFIPGLLRYAVVLNATWLVNSAAHIWGNRPYDKTINPRENPLVAFSAIGEGFHNYHHTFPFDYATSEFGCKLNITTAFIDLMCFLGLANDPKKVSKELIIARIQRTGDGSHKSG comes from the exons ATGACTGAGTATGCCACTAGATCGCGATCTCGGCgctgctggaaaaaaaacacaagactgCT AACCAATTCGGCAAAAATGACTGAAACGGAAACCAGGAACCATCTCGCTGGCAAGCAACAGAACGGAGGTGCCATGGCAGAAATATCGACAGTGGAGGATGTTTTTGACGACACCTATAAAGAGAAAGAGGGTCCCAAACCGCCGAAGATGATGGTGTGGAGAAATATCATACTGATGGCCCTCCTACATTTCGCTGCGCTTTATGGACTGATTCTCCTTCCTTCCGCATCGGCTTCAACTCTTGCATGGT CTGTCGTGTGCTACCTCATCAGTGCTCTTGGCGTGACTGCTGGTGCACACAGATTATGGAGCCACAGATCCTATAAGGCATCTAATCCACTGCGAGTCTTCCTCGCTCTTGCCAACTCCATGGCCTTTCAG AATGACATATTCGAGTGGGCAAGGGACCACCGTGTCCACCACAAGTACTCAGAGACGGACGCAGACCCCCACAATGCCACACGGGGGTTCTTCTTCGCTCACATCGGTTGGCTGCTGGTTCGCAAACATCCCGACGTCATTGAAAAAGGCAAGAAACTGGATATGTCAGACCTGAAGGCAGATAAAGTGGTCATGTTCCAGAGAAG GCACTACAAGCTCTCTGTGTTGATCCTTTGCTTCCTCGTGCCCACCTTGGTGCCCTGGTACTTCTGGGGTGAGTCCTTGATTGTGGCATACTTCATCCCTGGACTCCTGAGATACGCTGTGGTGCTCAATGCCACCTGGCTGGTCAACAGCGCTGCACACATATGGGGCAATAGGCCTTATGACAAGACCATTAACCCGAGGGAAAACCCACTGGTTGCTTTCAGTGCCATAG GGGAAGGCTTCCACAACTACCATCACACATTCCCCTTCGACTACGCCACAAGCGAGTTTGGCTGCAAGCTCAATATCACCACCGCCTTTATAGACTTGATGTGCTTCCTGGGTTTGGCCAATGACCCCAAGAAGGTGTCGAAGGAATTGATCATTGCTCGCATTCAGCGGACGGGTGACGGCAGCCACAAAAGTGGCTGA
- the LOC123983718 gene encoding acyl-CoA desaturase-like isoform X4: protein MSLLADVHRDTSHFNLLLGAVLLKLITNSAKMTETETRNHLAGKQQNGGAMAEISTVEDVFDDTYKEKEGPKPPKMMVWRNIILMALLHFAALYGLILLPSASASTLAWSVVCYLISALGVTAGAHRLWSHRSYKASNPLRVFLALANSMAFQNDIFEWARDHRVHHKYSETDADPHNATRGFFFAHIGWLLVRKHPDVIEKGKKLDMSDLKADKVVMFQRRHYKLSVLILCFLVPTLVPWYFWGESLIVAYFIPGLLRYAVVLNATWLVNSAAHIWGNRPYDKTINPRENPLVAFSAIGEGFHNYHHTFPFDYATSEFGCKLNITTAFIDLMCFLGLANDPKKVSKELIIARIQRTGDGSHKSG, encoded by the exons ATGTCGCTACTGGCAGATGTACACCGGGATACGAGTCATTTTAACCTATTACTAGGTGCTGTTCTACTGAAATTAAT AACCAATTCGGCAAAAATGACTGAAACGGAAACCAGGAACCATCTCGCTGGCAAGCAACAGAACGGAGGTGCCATGGCAGAAATATCGACAGTGGAGGATGTTTTTGACGACACCTATAAAGAGAAAGAGGGTCCCAAACCGCCGAAGATGATGGTGTGGAGAAATATCATACTGATGGCCCTCCTACATTTCGCTGCGCTTTATGGACTGATTCTCCTTCCTTCCGCATCGGCTTCAACTCTTGCATGGT CTGTCGTGTGCTACCTCATCAGTGCTCTTGGCGTGACTGCTGGTGCACACAGATTATGGAGCCACAGATCCTATAAGGCATCTAATCCACTGCGAGTCTTCCTCGCTCTTGCCAACTCCATGGCCTTTCAG AATGACATATTCGAGTGGGCAAGGGACCACCGTGTCCACCACAAGTACTCAGAGACGGACGCAGACCCCCACAATGCCACACGGGGGTTCTTCTTCGCTCACATCGGTTGGCTGCTGGTTCGCAAACATCCCGACGTCATTGAAAAAGGCAAGAAACTGGATATGTCAGACCTGAAGGCAGATAAAGTGGTCATGTTCCAGAGAAG GCACTACAAGCTCTCTGTGTTGATCCTTTGCTTCCTCGTGCCCACCTTGGTGCCCTGGTACTTCTGGGGTGAGTCCTTGATTGTGGCATACTTCATCCCTGGACTCCTGAGATACGCTGTGGTGCTCAATGCCACCTGGCTGGTCAACAGCGCTGCACACATATGGGGCAATAGGCCTTATGACAAGACCATTAACCCGAGGGAAAACCCACTGGTTGCTTTCAGTGCCATAG GGGAAGGCTTCCACAACTACCATCACACATTCCCCTTCGACTACGCCACAAGCGAGTTTGGCTGCAAGCTCAATATCACCACCGCCTTTATAGACTTGATGTGCTTCCTGGGTTTGGCCAATGACCCCAAGAAGGTGTCGAAGGAATTGATCATTGCTCGCATTCAGCGGACGGGTGACGGCAGCCACAAAAGTGGCTGA
- the wnt8b gene encoding protein Wnt-8b, giving the protein MFMHLEVFYYIFILLTHMRSYCCWSVNNFLMTGPKAYLIYSSSVAAGAQSGIEECKYQFAWDRWNCPERALQLSTHSSLRSANRETAFVHAISSAGVMYTLTRNCSLGDFDNCGCDDSRNGQRGGHGWLWGGCSDNVGFGEAISKQFVDALETGQDARAAMNLHNNEAGRKAVKGTMQKTCKCHGVSGSCTTQTCWLQLPDFREVGNYLKEKYHRALKVDLLRGAGNSAASRGAIAETFSSISRKELVHLEDSPDYCLENRTLGLPGTEGRECLKKGKNLTKWEKRSCKRLCGECGLAVEERKAEMVSSCNCKFHWCCAVKCEQCRKTVTKYFCVKRGGQRGRNESASSRRKNLRLRKKH; this is encoded by the exons ATGTTCATGCATTTGGAggttttttattacattttcattctcCTGACTCACATGAGGTCGTACTGCTGCTG GTCAGTGAATAATTTCTTGATGACTGGACCCAAG GCATACCTGATCTACTCCAGCAGTGTGGCAGCAGGAGCACAGAGTGGTATTGAGGAGTGCAAATACCAGTTTGCATGGGACCGCTGGAACTGCCCTGAGCGAGCTCTGCAGCTGTCCACGCACAGCAGCCTCCGCAGCG CAAATCGGGAGACAGCATTCGTCCATGCCATCAGCTCCGCTGGAGTCATGTACACTTTAACCAGGAACTGCAGTCTTGGAGACTTTGACAACTGCGGCTGTGATGACAGCAGGAATGGACAGCGGG GTGGTCACGGCTGGCTCTGGGGCGGCTGCAGTGACAATGTTGGCTTTGGCGAGGCCATCTCCAAACAGTTTGTGGATGCCTTGGAGACTGGGCAGGATGCACGGGCGGCTATGAATCTCCATAATAACGAGGCTGGACGCAAG GCTGTGAAGGGGACCATGCAGAAAACATGTAAGTGCCACGGGGTATCAGGAAGCTGCACCACTCAGACCTGCTGGCTGCAGCTGCCAGATTTCAGGGAGGTGGGGAACTATTTGAAGGAGAAGTACCACAGGGCTCTGAAGGTGGATCTCCTCCGAGGAGCCGGGAACAGCGCTGCCAGCAGGGGGGCCATCGCCGAGACCTTTAGCTCCATCTCTCGCAAGGAGCTGGTACACCTCGAAGACTCCCCCGATTACTGCCTGGAAAACCGCACGCTGGGCTTGCCGGGCACAGAGGGCCGCGAGTGCCTTAAGAAGGGCAAGAACTTGACCAAATGGGAGAAGCGGAGCTGCAAGAGGCTTTGCGGGGAGTGCGGGCTGGCTGTGGAGGAGCGCAAAGCTGAGATGGTGTCGAGCTGTAATTGTAAATTCCACTGGTGCTGCGCGGTCAAGTGTGAGCAGTGCAGGAAGACAGTGACCAAGTACTTTTGTGTAAAGAGAGGAGGCCAGAGGGGAAGGAACGAAAGTGCCAGTAGTCGCCGGAAGAACCTCAGACTGAGGAAGAAGCACTGA
- the LOC123983718 gene encoding acyl-CoA desaturase-like isoform X3: MSDPVLFVRGYHHYVRLHLTSARIPLADLVLCGEKRLESTRTNSAKMTETETRNHLAGKQQNGGAMAEISTVEDVFDDTYKEKEGPKPPKMMVWRNIILMALLHFAALYGLILLPSASASTLAWSVVCYLISALGVTAGAHRLWSHRSYKASNPLRVFLALANSMAFQNDIFEWARDHRVHHKYSETDADPHNATRGFFFAHIGWLLVRKHPDVIEKGKKLDMSDLKADKVVMFQRRHYKLSVLILCFLVPTLVPWYFWGESLIVAYFIPGLLRYAVVLNATWLVNSAAHIWGNRPYDKTINPRENPLVAFSAIGEGFHNYHHTFPFDYATSEFGCKLNITTAFIDLMCFLGLANDPKKVSKELIIARIQRTGDGSHKSG; this comes from the exons ATGAGTGACCCAGTTTTGTTTGTGAGAGGCTACCACCATTATGTGAG GTTACATCTCACGAGCGCCCGGATCCCCCTTGCAGATTTGGTCCTCTGTGGTGAGAAGCGGTTGGAAAGCACACG AACCAATTCGGCAAAAATGACTGAAACGGAAACCAGGAACCATCTCGCTGGCAAGCAACAGAACGGAGGTGCCATGGCAGAAATATCGACAGTGGAGGATGTTTTTGACGACACCTATAAAGAGAAAGAGGGTCCCAAACCGCCGAAGATGATGGTGTGGAGAAATATCATACTGATGGCCCTCCTACATTTCGCTGCGCTTTATGGACTGATTCTCCTTCCTTCCGCATCGGCTTCAACTCTTGCATGGT CTGTCGTGTGCTACCTCATCAGTGCTCTTGGCGTGACTGCTGGTGCACACAGATTATGGAGCCACAGATCCTATAAGGCATCTAATCCACTGCGAGTCTTCCTCGCTCTTGCCAACTCCATGGCCTTTCAG AATGACATATTCGAGTGGGCAAGGGACCACCGTGTCCACCACAAGTACTCAGAGACGGACGCAGACCCCCACAATGCCACACGGGGGTTCTTCTTCGCTCACATCGGTTGGCTGCTGGTTCGCAAACATCCCGACGTCATTGAAAAAGGCAAGAAACTGGATATGTCAGACCTGAAGGCAGATAAAGTGGTCATGTTCCAGAGAAG GCACTACAAGCTCTCTGTGTTGATCCTTTGCTTCCTCGTGCCCACCTTGGTGCCCTGGTACTTCTGGGGTGAGTCCTTGATTGTGGCATACTTCATCCCTGGACTCCTGAGATACGCTGTGGTGCTCAATGCCACCTGGCTGGTCAACAGCGCTGCACACATATGGGGCAATAGGCCTTATGACAAGACCATTAACCCGAGGGAAAACCCACTGGTTGCTTTCAGTGCCATAG GGGAAGGCTTCCACAACTACCATCACACATTCCCCTTCGACTACGCCACAAGCGAGTTTGGCTGCAAGCTCAATATCACCACCGCCTTTATAGACTTGATGTGCTTCCTGGGTTTGGCCAATGACCCCAAGAAGGTGTCGAAGGAATTGATCATTGCTCGCATTCAGCGGACGGGTGACGGCAGCCACAAAAGTGGCTGA
- the LOC123983718 gene encoding acyl-CoA desaturase-like isoform X2: MHVLSNPQAKVEVSNIFCFSKDSLTCQRLHLTSARIPLADLVLCGEKRLESTRTNSAKMTETETRNHLAGKQQNGGAMAEISTVEDVFDDTYKEKEGPKPPKMMVWRNIILMALLHFAALYGLILLPSASASTLAWSVVCYLISALGVTAGAHRLWSHRSYKASNPLRVFLALANSMAFQNDIFEWARDHRVHHKYSETDADPHNATRGFFFAHIGWLLVRKHPDVIEKGKKLDMSDLKADKVVMFQRRHYKLSVLILCFLVPTLVPWYFWGESLIVAYFIPGLLRYAVVLNATWLVNSAAHIWGNRPYDKTINPRENPLVAFSAIGEGFHNYHHTFPFDYATSEFGCKLNITTAFIDLMCFLGLANDPKKVSKELIIARIQRTGDGSHKSG; the protein is encoded by the exons ATGCATGTTTTGTCCAACCCACAAGCCAAAGTTGAAGTCAGcaacattttctgcttttcaaaAGACTCTTTGACGTGCCAAAG GTTACATCTCACGAGCGCCCGGATCCCCCTTGCAGATTTGGTCCTCTGTGGTGAGAAGCGGTTGGAAAGCACACG AACCAATTCGGCAAAAATGACTGAAACGGAAACCAGGAACCATCTCGCTGGCAAGCAACAGAACGGAGGTGCCATGGCAGAAATATCGACAGTGGAGGATGTTTTTGACGACACCTATAAAGAGAAAGAGGGTCCCAAACCGCCGAAGATGATGGTGTGGAGAAATATCATACTGATGGCCCTCCTACATTTCGCTGCGCTTTATGGACTGATTCTCCTTCCTTCCGCATCGGCTTCAACTCTTGCATGGT CTGTCGTGTGCTACCTCATCAGTGCTCTTGGCGTGACTGCTGGTGCACACAGATTATGGAGCCACAGATCCTATAAGGCATCTAATCCACTGCGAGTCTTCCTCGCTCTTGCCAACTCCATGGCCTTTCAG AATGACATATTCGAGTGGGCAAGGGACCACCGTGTCCACCACAAGTACTCAGAGACGGACGCAGACCCCCACAATGCCACACGGGGGTTCTTCTTCGCTCACATCGGTTGGCTGCTGGTTCGCAAACATCCCGACGTCATTGAAAAAGGCAAGAAACTGGATATGTCAGACCTGAAGGCAGATAAAGTGGTCATGTTCCAGAGAAG GCACTACAAGCTCTCTGTGTTGATCCTTTGCTTCCTCGTGCCCACCTTGGTGCCCTGGTACTTCTGGGGTGAGTCCTTGATTGTGGCATACTTCATCCCTGGACTCCTGAGATACGCTGTGGTGCTCAATGCCACCTGGCTGGTCAACAGCGCTGCACACATATGGGGCAATAGGCCTTATGACAAGACCATTAACCCGAGGGAAAACCCACTGGTTGCTTTCAGTGCCATAG GGGAAGGCTTCCACAACTACCATCACACATTCCCCTTCGACTACGCCACAAGCGAGTTTGGCTGCAAGCTCAATATCACCACCGCCTTTATAGACTTGATGTGCTTCCTGGGTTTGGCCAATGACCCCAAGAAGGTGTCGAAGGAATTGATCATTGCTCGCATTCAGCGGACGGGTGACGGCAGCCACAAAAGTGGCTGA
- the LOC123983720 gene encoding DNA damage-inducible transcript 4 protein-like, which yields MSFSCNQSLDGSFPPSPAEDRSSNRLSWGSLLQRLTELKGINQRVAADQCNRSENGSVADISLSESDSSFFCYPLEETLATEVVATVTQSLNDASHILGCSKLILPDCLLHNISQELLHLAVSEPCGLRGALIDLCVDRGDQDSLSAVDQIAVDATLVPTFHVTLVLRLESSGLWPKVQKLFNASKSPQASAKHQNTLTLSPSFRAIKRKLYCSGDLLIEECC from the exons ATGTCTTTTTCTTGCAATCAGTCTCTGGACGGCAGTTTTCCCCCCTCTCCAGCGGAGGATAGGAGTTCAAATCGGCTGTCCTGGGGCAGTCTGCTGCAGAGACTGACCGAGCTGAAGGGGATCAATCAGAGGGTCGCAGCAGATCAGTGCAACAGGAGTGAAAATG GATCTGTGGCAGACATTTCCCTGTCAGAATCAGACAGTAGTTTCTTCTGTTATCCCCTGGAGGAGACCTTGGCTACAGAGGTTGTAGCAACTGTAACACAAAGTCTCAATGATGCATCACACATCCTGGGCTGCTCCAAACTCATCTTACCCGACTGCCTACTGCACAATATCAGCCAAGAGCTGCTCCACCTGGCTGTCAGCGAGCCCTGCGGCCTCAGGGGTGCGCTCATTGACCTCTGTGTTGACAGGGGGGACCAGGACTCTCTATCTGCTGTGGACCAAATAGCAGTGGATGCCACCCTGGTCCCAACCTTTCATGTGACCCTGGTACTGAGGCTCGAATCCAGTGGACTGTGGCCAAAGGTCCAGAAACTATTCAATGCTAGCAAGTCACCACAGGCATCTGCAAAGCACCAAAACACGCTGACGCTAAGCCCGAGCTTCAGGGCTATCAAGAGAAAACTGTATTGTTCAGGGGATCTGCTGATTGAGGAGTGCTGTTGA
- the LOC123983718 gene encoding uncharacterized protein LOC123983718 isoform X1: MVLAATCCRSVIFVRRKILHTLRQTSLFLSTNDTILADHGGRLPSEKQGRKRLKKSPWIDHLSWEERLADVVTPLWRLNYDEQLELKQKHQEKILCQLSGYLSGDLQSEYSSPVRSKLRFPVLPIMPSPVRDGYRNKSTFSVNRGVDGNPKTVGFYVGTGKKGNIVCVNGDHLLNMPEKHKLVARCYQDFIRLSPLEPCLLFHTGGHWREVTVRTNAEGRTMAIVYFHPQTLPPEEVAVHKAELTGYFMRGPGSVCQLDSLFFQESTMTRCTHEESPYQLLHGQPHIYEEVQGFKFRISADAFFQVNQAAAEVLYGTVRDLCVPNHEEGRGRTKVGGTLLDVCCGTGAIGIIISPRVDRIIGIELIEQAVEDARHNAALNNVLNCEFIHGKAEVVLPGPMSQLSSSGGGLVAAVVNPARAGLHHRVVRALRNHPAIRRLVYVSCKPDGEAMRNFRELCCAPDPQKKLTGEAFAPTLAVPVDMFPHTPHCELVLLFERLHLTSARIPLADLVLCGEKRLESTRTNSAKMTETETRNHLAGKQQNGGAMAEISTVEDVFDDTYKEKEGPKPPKMMVWRNIILMALLHFAALYGLILLPSASASTLAWSVVCYLISALGVTAGAHRLWSHRSYKASNPLRVFLALANSMAFQNDIFEWARDHRVHHKYSETDADPHNATRGFFFAHIGWLLVRKHPDVIEKGKKLDMSDLKADKVVMFQRRHYKLSVLILCFLVPTLVPWYFWGESLIVAYFIPGLLRYAVVLNATWLVNSAAHIWGNRPYDKTINPRENPLVAFSAIGEGFHNYHHTFPFDYATSEFGCKLNITTAFIDLMCFLGLANDPKKVSKELIIARIQRTGDGSHKSG, translated from the exons ATGGTTTTGGCAGCTACATGCTGCAGGTCAGTCATATTTGTCAGACGCAAGATTCTGCATACTTTGAGGCAAACCAGTCTGTTCCTTTCAACTAATGACACTATTCTAGCTGACCACGGTGGGAGACTACCATCAGAGAAACAGGGGAGAAAACGTCTAAAGAAATCTCCCTGGATTGATCATCTGTCCTGGGAGGAAAGGCTGGCCGATGTGGTCACCCCTCTCTGGAGGCTGAATTATGATGAGCAACTTGAGCTCAAGCAAAAGCATCAGGAAAAGATACTGTGTCAGCTCTCTGGGTATCTTTCAGGTGACCTACAATCAGAATACTCGTCACCTGTCAGAAGTAAACTCAGGTTCCCTGTTCTGCCTATAATGCCATCGCCAGTGAGGGATGGCTACCGCAACAAATCCACGTTTTCTGTCAACAGAGGAGTGGATGGAAATCCAAAAACTGTTGGATTTTACGTGGGCACAGGCAAGAAGGGAAACATCGTCTGCGTCAATGGAGACCATCTGCTCAACATGCCGGAGAAGCACAAACTGGTAGCCAGGTGCTACCAGGACTTCATCCGCCTCTCTCCCCTAGAGCCCTGCCTGCTTTTCCACACTGGGGGTCACTGGAGAGAGGTGACAGTGAGGACCAACGCAGAGGGCCGCACCATGGCTATAGTGTACTTTCATCCACAGACGCTCCCCCCAGAAGAGGTGGCAGTCCATAAGGCTGAGCTGACAGGTTACTTCATGCGGGGGCCAGGATCAGTCTGTCAGCTGGACTCACTTTTTTTCCAGGAGAGCACCATGACTCGCTGCACTCATGAGGAATCCCCCTACCAGCTCCTGCATGGTCAGCCTCACATATACGAGGAG GTGCAGGGCTTCAAGTTCCGCATCTCTGCCGATGCCTTTTTCCAGGTGAACCAGGCAGCTGCTGAGGTGCTGTATGGCACAGTGAGAGACCTGTGCGTACCAAACCACGAGGAAGGTAGAGGGAGGACAAAAGTTGGTGGTACTCTGCTAGATGTGTGCTGTGGGACGGGTGCCATTGGCATTATTATATCTCCCAGAGTAGATAGAATTATTGGTATAGAGCTCATAGAACAGGCAGTGGAAGATGCTAGACACAACGCAGCTCTCAATAATGTTCTGAACTGTGAGTTTATCCATGGGAAGGCAGAGGTGGTGCTTCCTGGCCCTATGTCTCAGCTGAGCTCCTCAGGTGGAGGCCTCGTGGCAGCTGTCGTGAACCCTGCTCGAGCTGGCCTGCACCACAGAGTGGTCCGAGCTTTACGAAACCATCCTGCTATCCGCAGGCTGGTGTATGTGTCCTGTAAACCGGATGGAGAGGCTATGAGGAACTTCAGGGAGCTTTGTTGTGCTCCTGACCCGCAGAAGAAACTCACAGGAGAGGCATTTGCTCCAACTCTGGCTGTGCCTGTGGATATGTTCCCACATACTCCTCATTGTGAACTGGTGCTACTTTTTGAGAG GTTACATCTCACGAGCGCCCGGATCCCCCTTGCAGATTTGGTCCTCTGTGGTGAGAAGCGGTTGGAAAGCACACG AACCAATTCGGCAAAAATGACTGAAACGGAAACCAGGAACCATCTCGCTGGCAAGCAACAGAACGGAGGTGCCATGGCAGAAATATCGACAGTGGAGGATGTTTTTGACGACACCTATAAAGAGAAAGAGGGTCCCAAACCGCCGAAGATGATGGTGTGGAGAAATATCATACTGATGGCCCTCCTACATTTCGCTGCGCTTTATGGACTGATTCTCCTTCCTTCCGCATCGGCTTCAACTCTTGCATGGT CTGTCGTGTGCTACCTCATCAGTGCTCTTGGCGTGACTGCTGGTGCACACAGATTATGGAGCCACAGATCCTATAAGGCATCTAATCCACTGCGAGTCTTCCTCGCTCTTGCCAACTCCATGGCCTTTCAG AATGACATATTCGAGTGGGCAAGGGACCACCGTGTCCACCACAAGTACTCAGAGACGGACGCAGACCCCCACAATGCCACACGGGGGTTCTTCTTCGCTCACATCGGTTGGCTGCTGGTTCGCAAACATCCCGACGTCATTGAAAAAGGCAAGAAACTGGATATGTCAGACCTGAAGGCAGATAAAGTGGTCATGTTCCAGAGAAG GCACTACAAGCTCTCTGTGTTGATCCTTTGCTTCCTCGTGCCCACCTTGGTGCCCTGGTACTTCTGGGGTGAGTCCTTGATTGTGGCATACTTCATCCCTGGACTCCTGAGATACGCTGTGGTGCTCAATGCCACCTGGCTGGTCAACAGCGCTGCACACATATGGGGCAATAGGCCTTATGACAAGACCATTAACCCGAGGGAAAACCCACTGGTTGCTTTCAGTGCCATAG GGGAAGGCTTCCACAACTACCATCACACATTCCCCTTCGACTACGCCACAAGCGAGTTTGGCTGCAAGCTCAATATCACCACCGCCTTTATAGACTTGATGTGCTTCCTGGGTTTGGCCAATGACCCCAAGAAGGTGTCGAAGGAATTGATCATTGCTCGCATTCAGCGGACGGGTGACGGCAGCCACAAAAGTGGCTGA
- the dnajb12a gene encoding dnaJ homolog subfamily B member 12a, whose translation MRPGASKHFRCVAMDSNKDEADRCIKIALIAVSNNQPDKARKFLEKAQRLFPTDQAKNLLETLAQNGKPPDENGGPVNRDGPAMRHRSHREEANNSAQGATDSAKPYTAEQLDAVRKIKSCKDYYQILGVEKTASEEDLKKAYRKLALKFHPDKNHAPGATEAFKAIGNAYAVLSNTEKRRQYDQYGEERSNPSRHRHHRDFEADISPEDLFNMFFGGGFPSSNVHVYRNGRMHFAHHNRQERREQQRDGGLALFVQLMPILILIIVSALSQMMVTQPPYSLSYRPSAGHIHKRHTSNLKVLFYVGDRFNEEFSGNNLKNVERSVEEDYISNLRNNCWKEKQQKEGLLYRARYFGDSELYQRAQRMGTPSCSRLSEIQVMLDG comes from the exons ATGCGTCCCGGGGCAAGTAAACATTTCCGCTGTGTCGCGATGGACTCAAACAAGGACGAAGCAGATCGGTGCATTAAAATAGCCCTAATTGCGGTCAGCAACAACCAGCCGGACAAAGCCAGGAAGTTTCTGGAGAAAGCACAGCGCCTGTTTCCGACAGATCAGGCCAAAA ACTTATTGGAGACGTTAGCGCAGAATGGTAAGCCGCCGGACGAGAATGGCGGTCCTGTGAACAGAGACGGACCCGCTATGAGGCACCGCAGCCACCGAGAGGAGGCTAATAATTCCGCACAGGGGGCCACAGACTCGGCCAAACCATACACTGCAGAGCAGCTGGATGCCGTCAGAAA GATTAAGAGCTGTAAAGATTATTACCAAATTCTGGGAGTTGAAAAGACAGCCTCTGAGGAGGATCTTAAAAAGGCTTACAGGAAACTGGCTCTGAAATTTCATCCAGATAAAAATCACGCACCTGGAGCCACAGAGGCATTTAAAG CTATTGGTAATGCCTATGCAGTGCTGAGTAACACTGAGAAACGAAGGCAGTATGACCAGTATGGAGAGGAGCGATCAAACCCAAGCAGACACAGGCACCATCGTGATTTTGAAGCGGACATCTCACCCGAGGACCTCTTCAACATGTTCTTTGGTGGCGGCTTCCCATCGA GTAACGTACACGTTTACAGAAATGGAAGAATGCACTTTGCACATCATAATAGGCAAGAAAGACGAGAACAACAGAGAGAT GGAGGTCTTGCTCTTTTTGTCCAGCTGATGCCCATCTTAATCCTCATCATTGTTTCCGCTCTCAGCCAAATGATGGTCACCCAGCCCCCCTACAGCCTTAGCTACCGCCC GTCAGCCGGACATATTCACAAAAGGCATACTTCAAACTTGAAGGTGCTTTTCTATGTGGGAGACCGTTTTAATGAAGAATTTTCTGGGAATAACCTGAAGAATGTTGAGAGAAGTGTAGAAGAAGACTACATCTCCAACCTCAGAAACAACTGTtggaaggagaagcagcaga AGGAAGGCTTACTGTATCGTGCTCGTTACTTTGGGGATTCTGAGTTGTATCAAAGGGCACAGAGAATGGGGACTCCCAGCTGTTCCAGACTATCGGAGATTCAGGTTATGTTGGATGGCTAG